AGTTATCGAGGCTAATAGGAGAACATATATTGTGCACACTTTCACTTTATTTACATCTAGCaaagcagtcgaaacatgtactattaatgattttataaaattgccaaaggcaaataaaggtattgattaggtggctaaatatttctttgattgttagaCTGTCATATCGATATGGACATGAAGTGGACAGTTTGTAAtgctcattagggatgctaaaacaCAACAACTGACTGCAATTCCTCACTGTACCTACGGATATACTGTACAgggctgttcacaacattgtccctcgactacaggtatcgttgatgaatgacggccgacatgttgagcttgtgttataaagaacatagtctttgctaaacctcgattgttatatTACTTGTGTATCATATgaagtgccatctgttggtcattttctctactttattttggtgtcaataaaatcccatgtcatgcaaATAGTACCTCTCTACccccaatattctgtgaagtattgcctcgtcaaatgctaATGgaattttgggtcaccctgtatatcacatcattcattttatctcgttaactcctctgatgaagtcaaagtcaggaacggcatccggtcataaaaacttgctacgaagattcatcccacttcatacccAACCACATAAACAAAGGGGACTATGTATGTACCTACCAAGGCAGCAAACAGGCTGCTGAAGAAAGCATACAGCCTCTTGACTGGATTGTGCGTCTTCTTATCGGCATTACAGAGCCACTGTAAGGCACTGATGCTGACAGCTCCATCGAAAGCACCGGCACGGAAGGGTACACCCTGTCCCAAGTCTCCAAGCACAAGATCTCCCTCCACTTCTCGCTCAACAGCTACCTCTAGGACAAGACTCACAGGATTAGCGTTTCTATCATAATAACATTGCCATTAATGGAAACATAATCAgcagttataagaaataaaaaggatCAAACAAGTGTcaacagggagtataatttaagacttcatagcAGAGTACCGAGGAATAGGCGCACAGGGAGGAGCAAACGCAGTGCCCCCAGCGGCGAGCAGACGTAATCTCAAAGAAGCGACGTgtttacgcctatagaaactaaacaaaTCTGAACTCAGCAGTTATATAGGCTATATGCTAAAGATAAataaatatagatgttgattcccatagggaacctgaaatatttgtcccgaatgagtaatattataataacaatatgaatggtctgttattggacatatcAGTTGGTAAACAAAGTGACTATTCTCACTTTAAAACCCGTATTGAAGATTAAATGGAAGTAAAAACAATAAAtgtattattccacctattcaatacgggACTCAACCCAAAGCCAATTGTCAGGCTTATCTTACTGTACTTTCATGTTTCACGTTACAGTATGCAGttgcatttcatttttattttattttgctagtggcttaacgtcgcaccgaaacagataggtcttatgacgacgatggaataggaagcggccatggccttaattaaggtacaggcccagcatttgcctggtgtgaaaatgggaaagcacagaaaaccatcttcagggctgccgacagtgggatccgaacccactatctctccgaggcaagctcacagctgcgcgctcctaaccgcccggccaactcgcccagtagtaagCAGTTGAACCAAGACCAATTGACCCTAGCTCCGCCTTGAGGCGGGAATGTTGAAGCACCTGAGTTCTAAAACCTAATACTTCATTTGCTTTGGTATTACTTCCACTTGTAATGGGGCACTTGCTGGGCTGGAGGAAAGCAAAAATCTCATACAGCACAGGCCTATCAGGGGAATGATTAAGGTTGAAATTAAATCTCAGGAGTACCTTCCCAAAGCTGATGAAGCAAAAAGTAGTGAGGCAGGTAGTATGGTGGCTAGTGAAGTACAGTGAACGGCAGTAAGgcgactggtggtggtgattgttttcaaGGGGAAGTTCAACTAGACAACTATCACCTCAGTGAGATGATAGAGAGACTGAAGTGTGGATGGCGTGACAGTGTACCAACATTGACAATTATTTACGAGGCCACTCAACATTTGCTGCTGGCTCACAAACTCGGATGCACCtactacagcaacccacaccatgaGCTACTATGTCCCACAAAGAACCACTTACATAAATAAAAACACTGTGAGAAAGCTTACCTAACATAGCTGTAGATATGTCAATTCCAACCCAAGTGTGCCCTTGATCTTCCAACACACTCCCACTTAATCCAGATCCACAACCGAGATCCAAGAGATAACAAGGAGAGTCATCTGGTAAAGCTAGGAGTTCCACGGCTCTTTCGGACATCTGTACCTGGATATCGATCATCCTTGAACTAAACATGAAGAAAAAAATGTGTTAAGGTTGAATAATTCAGTTCTTAAATGGACACTTAGGCATTAAAAAAAGAATGCAAGAAACAATATTTCTATTTACTTCTGTGTGTACTTCCGAGCTTCCTCTTCATTATAAAACTGAAAACAGACATTGATATTAGAATAAACTTTTGAAATCTCATGGCAAAGTACAAATTACTTTATCTGGAATTTCAAATTATACATTTACTTTACTTACCACTTCTGGCGGTGCTAAATGCTCCGGTCTCGACATCGTTTTTAAATTTGTAAGTCACCAGGCAGGCAGTCTTCCTTACAACCAACTTCACTTCTTTTATATGATCCTTGCCGATCCTTACTTCACCCCAAGGACCACCCTGTGTTTGGGATCGCTGGGCTGCAGATCACAGAGCACGTGTGGCACATACCAAAGAGAATGATGCCAACCGTTGCTATTGCAATGACGTTTGTAGTGTAATCATATGTTAAAGGATTTATAGATGCCAAGTAAAATGTTGCTTTTACCAATTATTAAAGGGTGTTTCAAATCGAATAAACTGTTAAATAAGGAAATAACAGGGTTGTCTTGGGACGATGCTCTGACCTTTTGGTACCCCTAATCCATTTCATTAATTGTATAACCTGCTGCCTGCCTGTAGCctgagacaatacacgacacttacggatttcgccttgctaaaatgggagacaattcgacggtggcgctcctagtgacttgacctgaacaaatcgcgctaaattcaaatatcaatggaaatgtatatacggaaatggataaataaattacgtctagaaagaaagtggtattgagatattaacttcgaagttgctaaagcaattctggataaatgaatgaagaattatttaaaaggttattattcaaagactgaaattagacatataaacaaggtgtgaaatggactgctgtgaaatggcttgatctttcatttatgcattacttttttagctttagcatacctgcctgaaatcttatggttggatttgtcttttttcctcatttaaaaacaatgtatcatcacattaagacatttgtcaataaaaatatcggcacattccttacacatatgatgcaatgaattaacatttaatagctggacaattttcctcttgacatgaagcctactaacagaaagaaaatctataaaatcccggctttaatctgagaagagggataaaagaaagaaaagtttgaaaatgttgtcgatagtgatgctttgaggaatatttacgtacaattagagtaaaaatgtaacatacccttggctgtatagtcgaggatttttaaagtcgctggcctggaaatgatctgaacagatcttataattcttatacgagcgtaacgtcccttctttcttgtacactttatccaaatcgcttctgtgacatttcataacccacagatcacacctacaacaacacatcggtattgaaggttaactgctgcactatagaataaaatatgcgtattatattttaagcccgttaaaacatgggtcgagcaggtcagaagattatgaagtactataaaaaaatctctgtcactggaagaatatatatgtaaacacaatattacttacatgttcttgtcacgagggaacctgaagaacgagcgcgcatttttctctacttcgtaattactgcagtcaaacacagcacatacctttcccctcatgttgagaggagatatcaaggaatgacacacgctactatttaattatgtcaactcactgaaaacgcataaataacaccaaaaacttcacacaaaaatacacgtgctcttatgacagaatcagtaccgttcaggtctatccgctagagtgtgctccaatagctgtccctcgatatctcgctcagtgtcgtgtattgtctctactgtatttgctgtagcGCACTGCAAGTGTCAATTGCGACGTCGACTTCAGATACGAGACGACATTTCATTCGACAAAATGTCAAGAAATCGATATTTTATCGATTATCATATTGCACATAAATAGCAACTTCCATGAACCTCGAATAGATCAAGATGGAACCTTGAAGCAACGTATATTAGGGAAGTATCCTTGGTAAACTAACATCTCTTTTTGTCGTAGATGACAACAGTTAGTGCGCCGGCAGATAGCCAGTATGCTGGCTTGTAAACGGGCTGTGTTAATGCTAATGGTGCAACATTCTCGATTTTCGTTATCTGCAGCTGTGTACGCTTCCAAAAACCATTATGATTCTTTAGGCATTACTCCCAAAGCCACCCAGAGTGATATCAAAGCAGCTTATTATAAACTGTCTATGATGTATCATCCGGATAAAAATAAGGGAAGTGATGTTGCTTCAGAAAAGTTCCGTGCTATATCTGAGGCTTACGAAGTGCTAGGTAACTTTAAACTTCGAAAATTATACGACAAGGGGATACTTCACACTGCTGGACCCCAATATGCGGATGCTGCTACTGTAGTAGACGACGATCAGACTAGGTTTTACAAATCAAGAACACGACGACACACCGCTCCTACACCTACTGGTAGAACAcctatttatgattttgatgaaTGGTCACGAGCCCACTACGGAGACGCATTTGCAAGACGGGCTGCTGCTAAAGAAAAGTTCGAAAGGAAGGTTATGAGAGAAAGAACTAACGTTTATGACATTGAGAAAGAGTTAGTTGTATTTGGAATTCTTTCATTTATCATGGTGTACGTACTCTTTAATTATGCAGCTCAGTCACATGATGTAGTGCTTCAACAAGATACAAATAGACAGGATGAGGTGAATGATAAGAAAGAGCCTgtaaaagttaaaacataattttcaTGGAGTAATAGATTGCAATAGAGTTATGTACTAACTGTTTATTTTGATGCAACTTATTTCAAGTTTAGAGACAGTCCTTGCCAGAAGTATAAGGAATTATTTGTTGTACAGTTTGGTACAGGAACTTCTGTGTTCATTTTAAATGATGATGCAGAAACTATGGTAACCTGTTTCTTTTTTTGTCAGCTTTTATGTTATATCATGAAGTCAAAATGCTAATTGCTCTGtattttacaaaggaaaatttaatgtgtcgtcctattcaatacataataccatcattactccatctaatgatggtaTTATGTTATGTACTGTATAGCGAGCAAaatatttatttgagatgttttgtttttgttttaggaAACTGTGTCCTTGTGGTATATTGTTTTAAAATGTCCTTTATTATTTTACAGGTTGCCACTAAAAGAGGTCACAAACAAACTCATATATCATACAGGGATCTTTTGGGTTGTTTTATTGTTTTAAGCATTTGCCATAACTTTTTATGAATGTTGAGCTATGAAATGTAAGTTTTACCTAATTTTTCAAAGATACGTTGTAAAGTATTGTCTCTATCAACTCAGGTGCAAAGTTATCcattcagctttttttttttttttttgctttacgtcgcatcgacacagatatgtcttatgacgatgatgagagacaaaagacctaggaattggaaggaagcagctgtggccttaattaaggtacagcaccatcatttgcctggtgtgaaaatgggaaatcacggaaaaccatcttcagggctgctgacagtgggggtcgaacctgctatcttccgattactggatactggccgcacttgagcgtctgaagctatcgagctcggtcagtcttTCTTTAGTGTATGTAAATATGTGGTGGTAGTCATGAACTACAAAGCTGTTGAGAACACTGTCGTCCAGTTGGTTGGTTACTTttctgccgagctcgatagctgcagtcgctaaagtgcagccagtatccagtcttCAGGAGATTGTGGATTTGAACctctctgtcgacagccctgaagattgttttccgtgatttcccattttcacatcaggcaaatgctggggttgtaccttaacccattagcgcccagaAAAAAAAATGTTCCTACTTTAATTATATTTTCACTAATTTGTGATGGTTGGGGTATATAAATtgggaaaataacacaatattttcaaacaagaatttattttacgagatattagctgataccatatggtatcactgggcggttacactgctatcattgtacagggtacaagaaattgttaatattgttccaacctgttgacacagctcactgagtatggtatgtagcaaaacatgttacgcaaaagcctacattacacttcagacacattgttctgccgaatgacttgcacccttcattggcacatcttctcCTATTGCAGTTTGCAACAAAGTGATTGAGTCCATCAAATCTCAAAGCTGGCATTGTATTTCGGGCAACACTTACTCTCCCAGGAATCTTTTGTGGGACACAATAGCGTTTTAGATACACTTGAACAACTTATCTACGGAAGTCAAGTTGTGATGTGCCCTTGCAGTCAGGAGGAGGGTAGGGAACATCAACACGTTCTAAGTCACCGTCATTCCATTCATAAATAGCTGGATTAGCTAATCTTTCTAGAATCCACTCAGGAGcttgtttttcaggttgttgttgttgttgtcgctgctgctgctgctgctgctgttgttgttgatttttctcCGTAGGCTGCATGGATGGTGAGAAAGTACTAGAGGAAATATCAAGGGGTTCAAAATCTCCTCCAATACGTTCATTGTTTGCTAAGCGTGTTTCAGCTGCAGCACGCAGCTGACGTCCAGTTAGGTTATGAACCATTCCTCCTTCATCTTCATTGGCTGAATCTTCATCTGTGTCAACATTACCATCAGGTGGTTCAATGAAAATATCCTCAGTCTGATGTCCTAACTCATCGTCTGCTTCCAATATATCCATCACTTCTGATAAGGCCAGTCGACCCCTCGAATaataaaagataaatatgtaaTCAACTACATTTAGCACATAAGTAACCTTTGAATGTacgatataaaattttaaaaattactgtatcaacggcttgatatcataaacgcccagtgataccatatggtatcacgcaCTTAGAGGCATTGCTGTGTTGTCACAAATAACATTGTTGAAATTCAAATGTTACAGAAGGTTTCTTTGATTCATCGTCAATGTTATAATATACTGATTAGAAAGGAATAATAGATAATAAGGGCAATATTATACTTACACATATCGAACGTGCATGATTTTCACTCCAGAGAATCACACCTGAATTCATGCAAGCGCTTCCGCCAACAAACCACTCGTAAGTGTCGGAAGCTTCTTCAGGCGCATGTGTCACTTCAAGCCGAAGAACGTATAAAGCTCCAACTAAACCCCTCTTGCGACTCAAGCCAGTACCAGCTCAGTTAAACTTCTACTGTctcctgataccatatggtatcagtgggcgctaatgggttaattaaggccacgaccgcttccttcccatcctagcctctctctgccccatcgtcgccataagacctctctctgtctgtacgacgtaaagcaacttgtaaaaaattaacCCTGTCTGCCTGGTGGCCATAAGGTCAATATGGTCTGACTCCATGGTtacctggttcgagtcccgttggtgcaaaaaatgttcatcatcagaatgttggccggcagagtaggagaagtagcagtatacaatttctaatcactagattgcgtgccagaaaccTGGATTTCATTCCATACCTCTCCGCAGCGTTTATATATAGTGAAGGCTACAGTGACTccatatgtacagtgtggccaacgagtgcatcattctgattggctccgccatgttttagccaaatgtcccgtcagctgatttaaacatGGTATTTCTGCACAGGGTAAGATCGCTATTTATGCAGTTTCAGCGAAGTACAGACTACCTGTTTAACCTTAATACAACCAAAAATATGTTTTTGTTAAAACATAAGATTTattctgaagcctccaccttatcaatacatttgtttacatactatcattcacagtaccggtttcgacccttcaagggtcatcctcagctgacaattacaaatatagttcttaaaaaagcatcacaatgggaaatattcgtgacaattgtccaattcaacagaccatctaaaacaaatgatacaattaaaataataaaataagtcctCTTTTCTTGGATTATAAAAGTATGAAACTTATAAATTATGTTTTTGTTAAAcatggaagattatttagtattagtagttttgaaATGTgcgtgaatttacgtatttctgaggtctgataCTCAGTGCATACATAACATTGCAAGTTCCAATTTTTACGCTgatcaaaataacaaaaacatttgcaaatgacatgtctttttatactacgtaatacttttataatccaagagaagaggagaagaagagaagaagacttattttattattttaattgtatcatttgttttagatggtcTGTTGAGTTGGACAATTGTCACGAATATTTCCCATTGTGATGCttttttaagaactatatttgtaattgtcagctgaggatgacctttgaagggtcgaaaccggtactgtgaatgatagtatgtaaacaaatgtattgataaagtggaggcttcagaataaatcttatgttgtagctacaatcaatacggaaatgaaacttataaattatGTTTTTGTTAAACActgaagattatttagtattagtagttttgaaATGTgcgtgaatttacgtatttctgaggtctgagttttgaagaaaattacgccaggctgttatgcttatggtgCCAGAAACAGTTCCGGAAAGGGTTTTTAAATGAAATttgacaattgcttgttttcagctctgaaagtagcacgttataagacACTTCCAGCAATgagtagagttgtctcatgcattataatggtaacagtaataacaaaatgggttagtaattttatggaaGCCAAGACAGTAagtgtcagatttctccgttaatgtttgccgtatcgaaaacctgtaaaCAGCGaaagttttaaaatataatttccgatctctGCATTTTGTGCggttttaccgtgtaaggaaaaacagagattttcacgatcatattatttttcacaaatttccaaatatccccgaaaatatctgttttatctaaaacctgtacataacaaaagttacaggaaaggtcaaTCCCGATCATTTACTgcaagtctcattcattttcactgtatgagatattatgattgatatattttcaaattcaaacttttatggctattgatctcttcagaccgagctcgatagctgcagtcgttaagtgcggccagtatcgagtattcgggagatagtgggttcgaaccccactgtctgcagccctgaagatggttttccgtggtttcccattttcacaccaggaaaatgctggggctgtacctaaattaaggccacggccgcttccttcccactcctagcccttccctgtcccatcgtcgccataagacctatctgtgttggtgcgatgtaaagcaactagcatctctCTAGCATCAAGTTgaattttcccatacattataatgataacagtaatagTCCAACTctgtggttgaatggtcagcatactgcccttcggttcagagtgtcccatgtttgattcccggctggataGGATATTTTAATAGCTAgcgcttggggactgggtgcttgtgtttgtcccaacactctcctctttacatTCAGATAACATACCACATTACAAATCACCACAAGAActctcaatagtgattacatccctccacaaaggatttgcatcaggaagggcatctggctgttaaataggaccaaatccacatgtgtaacgcagttcccacccacaaccGCTCAGTTGTGGGAAGAGAGGTAGAAAAAGGAGGTAATGATAACACtaataacaatgtattagcaaaaccgatagtagcaaatagaatgtttaaaatacagcggatatctaccattACTAACCGAACCgaggcacagaattagtcgcacatcacggggatcgaaccgcgggtggtcaataattgagtcctgaatacaagtactccgggaccagtataactgcttgttttcaccgagcaacaagtagcattttctcaaactatagtcttgtatagtgatactaatatttaattccttattgcggggatcaaaccgtaacTAATcccattttgttccgtattgaagatacaataagtaaaactctttcaagaatacaattattgtgtccacctattcaatacaaatatattttttagtgattaaattctataATTTTACCGTAGCCATGATTAAAGGAGCACTTGTAACACTATACACAACCCgaggaccatggcagttgcttgttttcaccattaaagagtagcaggttttcattattatttctgTTAGTACTAcaagtaaaatggtacagtatatgttaacataaatatggagctgggtaatacaattttgtctacccatcggttaactaatattcttttttatcttctgcgtgtgttaagattatatacataccgataagtcatatataaaaaagtacatttctgtgtatagtttgatgatactgtgttgtatattctgatatgtaaaaccatgtaacctgaaatatggtaatgttaattttttaaatttaaatgtaggctaactttacagccATCACATACATTAtgcaagacaatgactatactattttatgccgcaggtattataatataaatgtttttATAGGCCTAGCTACCATTGTTGAATTACTAAgctcttcaataattgtgacttgtaggcctataccatgtacaaatttaaattttgaagtcttacgtcaagtagtcagactctgaatataacaaatactgataggcctatatacacacagcataagcaaaataaattacatcttaaaacattaacctagtctattctttattgaaacagtaTCACTCTTcttgtccagccccgcggtgtagggggcaacacgtccgcctgtcacccggcagccctggggtcgattcccggccgggtcacgggtttttaattgtaaatgattaatatccccggcctggggactgggtgtttgtgtcgtccttaacgttcctttcctcacattcaacactctacacttccggaattccacttacacgcaggttccttgagaggaatggtgaaagtagtggtaaaagatctacagaggtcgacgtcATAAACAAATATAATTGTTTTTTGAAAaaatcactctccttcatctatcagctgattgagtacttagCTAAAACATGGACTGGACTAGGctacactgtacatatagagtcactgtagtgaAGGCATATGATACTTCTTGAGCAGACTGTGtactgacaccaggtttcaccatcTCTCTAAGTCGTCATCATCATCCCATACCTAGACATACAGGTCGCTCACGGGTGtcactagaaagacctgcatcagacgagccaaacatgtctttggacactccccaAACTAAAAACCATACACAAAGTAAAGAGTAAATTATTAACCATAGTACCTATGTTTAAGAATTCTGGATGTTGCTCTTTCTaccctgccgagctgagtggctcaggcggttgaggcgctggccttctgaccccatcttggcaggttcgaacctggctcagtccggtggtatttgaatgtgctcaaatatgtcagccttgtattggtagatttaccggcacgtaaaagaactcctgcgggactaaattccggcaccatggcatctcggaaaaccgtaaaaaggagttagtggggcataaagctgataacattattattattattattattattattattattattgttgttgttattattatcatctttcttCCCTCCCTTGcagttattttttcaaacattGTCTCAATCTAAATATATGTTTTTCTTCAGAAATGTTTGATAATTTTGTCTACCACTTAGTTCTTTTTTTTGGATACAGGGTTATCGGGGAGAATTTCCCAATAAGATATTGCTACCggta
This DNA window, taken from Anabrus simplex isolate iqAnaSimp1 chromosome X, ASM4041472v1, whole genome shotgun sequence, encodes the following:
- the LOC136886206 gene encoding dnaJ homolog subfamily C member 30, mitochondrial, producing MLACKRAVLMLMVQHSRFSLSAAVYASKNHYDSLGITPKATQSDIKAAYYKLSMMYHPDKNKGSDVASEKFRAISEAYEVLGNFKLRKLYDKGILHTAGPQYADAATVVDDDQTRFYKSRTRRHTAPTPTGRTPIYDFDEWSRAHYGDAFARRAAAKEKFERKVMRERTNVYDIEKELVVFGILSFIMVYVLFNYAAQSHDVVLQQDTNRQDEVNDKKEPVKVKT
- the LOC136886506 gene encoding 18S rRNA (guanine-N(7))-methyltransferase, whose protein sequence is MSRPEHLAPPEVFYNEEEARKYTQNSRMIDIQVQMSERAVELLALPDDSPCYLLDLGCGSGLSGSVLEDQGHTWVGIDISTAMLEVAVEREVEGDLVLGDLGQGVPFRAGAFDGAVSISALQWLCNADKKTHNPVKRLYAFFSSLFAALSRTGRAVFQFYPENNEQVELVTAQAMKAGFFGGIVVDYPNSTKAKKFFLVLMTGGAMPMPKALGGPEDGQNGGVSYTSKREQMKKMRGKPLKRSREWILEKKERRRRQGKDVRADTKYTGRKRSGRF